The DNA window CGCTCCGCGGTGATGCGGTCCCACGCCTCGGCGCGGCGGTCGCCGGTGAGCTGTTCGGCCGTCACGTCGTACCGCTTGCCGGCGACCTCGATCGACAGCGCGTCGGGGTGGGCGACGACGTTGTAGTACCAGGCCGGGTTGCGCGCGGCGCCGCCGAGCGAGGCGACGACCAGCCAGGCGTTCGGGCCGTCGAGGACGTAGCCGACCGGCGTCACGCGTACGGTGCCGGACTTCGCGCCCTTGGTCGTGAGGTACAGCACCGGCTGCCCCAGGAACGTGTCGCCCTTCTTGCGATGGCTGCGGATCAACGCCTTCCGGAACAGCTTGGCGACCAGCAGGTGCGCCCACGTGATCCTCGCGCCGCGGGTTCCCGAACGAGTTGCCGTGCGAATTGTTGTCATGACAATGATCGTACCGGCAACCATTGATCCGTCAACCTCGCTGGTATTCTTCTGCTGTGACCAAGGCAGGGACGGGGTCGGAGACCTTCGAGGCGTGGGCGAACCTGCACCGCGTCTACCTCGAGATGCGCCGCCTCCTGGACGCCGAGATGGCGTCGAACGCGAGCTGCTCGCTGTTCGAGCACGACCTGCTCAGCCGGCTCGACTTCGCCGAGGGACACCGGCTGAAGATGAACGAGCTCGCCGACCTGATGGACGTCACCCGCGGCGGCCTCACCCGGATCATCGACCGCCTGGTCGAGCGCGACTGGGTGCGCCGGGACCGGCCGGACGACAACCGCCGCGAGGTGTACGCGGTCCTCACCGACGAGGGCGAACGCACCCTCGCCAAGGCGCGCGTCACGTACGTCCGCCTCCTCGAGGAAACCCTGGGCGGCCAGCTCACCGGACCCGAGCTGAGCGACTTCGTGGGCAGCACCGACAAGTTGCTCAAGGCCCTCGGCCGCCCCTGCTGACCCCCGGCCCAGCACCTCCTCAACGCCCGCCCCCGTGATCGAGGTCTGCGACTTCGTGCATGAGGTGTACCAGGCGCACCGGCAGGTCAGCCCTCAGCGGACAGGGCGGCGCGAGCGGATGAGATGCGGTTCAGTTGAACCATGACCAGGCTGACGAGTGCCTATGACGAGCTTGCCGATGTGTACCACCACACCGTTGATCCCGATGGTGGTGGACTGGAAGACCCAATCTTCGACGACTTGGTAGGCGAAGTGCGAGGCCAGCGGATCGCTGCGGTCGCCTGCGGCCAGGGCCGCGACGCTCGACGACTGGCCGACCTCGGGGCGTCCGTGGTGGGCATCGATGCCTCAGAGCCGCTTCTTACGCACGCCCGGCGGCTGGAACAGGACACGCCCCGCGGAGTTGAGTACGTCCACGGTGACGCCCACGATCTGCAACCGCTGGCCGACAGCACGTTTGACGGCGTGGTGTGCCACATGGCCCTGATGGACATCCCAGAACTCAACCCGACGGTCACCTCGATCGTTCGAGTCCTTCGACCCGGCGGCTGGTTCGTCGCGTCGATCGTGCACCCCTGCTACAAGACCCCCGCGGACGGCGAATTCGTCGACCATGTTGATGGTTCAGTACGACGAACGACAGGCCGCTACTTCGCCGAAGGCCCTTACAGCAGTCCGACCCGATGGGACATCCTTCCCCGGACGGCCTACCACCGCACGCTGTCGACCTACATCAACACCTTCACAGCCGCCGACCTCTTCGTCGTTCGCATGATCGAACCCGTCGGCGATCGACCGGTCTGGAAGGAAGTCCCCGGCCTGCTCTACTTCCGCTGCCAGCACATCCCCGGCCACCCTTCCCCATAGGTGTTCACCCCGCTGCCATGGTCGTTGGCGGCTCCAACACCGCCAACGACCATGGGCTAGGGACCGTCATCGCTGCTTGATGCGGCCGAAGCGCTGGGCTGGCTCGGTCGTGCGCCTACCGTCGACCGACACTCATGTACGTGAAGCCGAGGTTCCGCATTCTCTTCGGGTCGAGAAGGTTCCGGCCGTCGAAGATCAAGGGGTTGCGCATCACCTTCCGCGCCTCTGCCCAGTCGAGGTCCTTGAGCTGCGGCCATTCGGTGACCACGATCGCCGCGTCGGCTTCGGCCATCGCCTCGACAGGGCTTGCGAGACGGATCGTCGACGTCCACGGCTCGACCTCGACGGACCGGGCGAGCGGGTCCCAGCAGCGGATCTCAGCGCCTTCGGCCAGCAGCCGCGACGCAACGATGGTCGACGGCGCCTCGCGCATGTCGTCGGTGCCCGCTTTGAAGGTCATACCCAACAGCGCAATCCTGCGGCCCTTGAGGGTGCCCAACTCGTTCTTCAACCGCTGGATGGCCCGACGTGGCTGGAGTTCGTTGACCTCGATGACTGTGCTGAGCAGCTGGAAGGGATGACCGGTGTTGCTGGCCATAGCCCGCAGCGCACGGGAGTCCTTCGGGAAGCACGAGCCGCCATAGCCGAGCCCTGCCTTCAAGAAGTGCGGACCGAGACGGGGATCCATGCCAATCGCTCTGGCCACGGTTTCGACGTCGGCACCGGTCGCTTCACAAACAGTCGCGATCTCATTGATGAAGGTGATCTTCGTCGCCAGGAGTGCGTTCGAAGCCAGCTTGACCATCTCGGCGTCCGCGACGTCCATCACCGCCACCGGCCCATCCACCCCCTCATGCAGTGCCGTCACGAGGCGTGCCGACTCGTCGTCCGCCGCGCCGATTACCACCCGGTCCGGATGCAGGAAGGTGCTCACGGCGTTGCCCTCCGAGGTGAACTCCGGGTTCGCCGCGTACCCGACGTGGGCAAGTCCGGCATCGTCCAACGCAGCGCGAACGCGGTCCCCCGTGCCGACAGGCACCGTGCTCTTCATGACCAACACCGCCAGGCGATCCGAACTCACCGTCTTGAGCGTGTCGATGACCGCCCAGACCCGGGACAGGTCCGCATCACCGGACGCCGTCGGAGGCGTGTCGACGCATACGTACACGACCTCCGCGTCTCGTATTGCCTCGGCCGCATCGAGCGTGAACGACAACCGCTCCTTGTTGCTGGCCAGGAGATCGCCCAATCCGGGCTCGAAAATGGGAACCTCTCCGACCCGCAACAGCCGGATCTTCTCCGGCTGGACGTCACGCAGGACGACCTGGTGACCCAGCTCGGCGAGGCAGGCACCTGTCACCAGACCGATGTAGCCGGCCCCGAAGACCGCGACGCGCCGTGGTTCGGAGCTCATGCCCCGGGAACCGGCAACCCTCCTACGGGCTCGGGTGTAGGACTCTCCAGTCACGGCTACGCGGGCGCGGGTCGCCTTCTTGCGGGCCTTGTCAACTGTCATGACGTCATCCTGTTCAGCCGATGACCCACGCCCACCGGCTCAGATGACGGAGACAAAGTCCAAGCGGCGCGCGACACGCGAGTCTGTGACCCTTGTCCTCGTCACCACAACCCAGCGTGGGTGGGGAGCGGCTCGGAGTCCGGCCAGCGTGATCGGCCGAGGAGCCACGATAGGGCACGCGACACCCACCAGGGAACGGCAACGGACGCACGTGTCGCGATCCGGCGGAACAGCGCTTGGTGGTCGCCAGATCCTGCGCACGTCCCAGCCGACAAGTCTTGAGTTCTTGACAACTTGAATTGTCGGTGAAATGCTTCCTGGCATGGACGAAGTCGCGGTGATCGCGGACCCTGTGGCGGCTGGGGTCTCCCTGGATCCGGTCCGCGCAAGGCTGCTCGCCGAGCTGGCCGAGCCGGGTTCGGCGACCACGCTGGCGCGGAAGATCGGTCTGCCGAGGCAGAAGGTCAACTACCACCTGCGGACGCTCGAGCAGCACGGCTTGGTCGAGCTGGTCGAGGAGCGTCGCAAGGGAAACGTCAACGAGCGTTGGCTGCGGGCGGTCGCGTCGTCGTACGTCATCTCGCCCAGCGTGCTCGGTGCGATCACGCCGGACCCGGACAAGTCGCTCGACAAGCTCTCCGCGAAGTGGCTGCTCGCGCTCGCCACGAGGATGGTCCGCGAGCTCGGCGACCTCGTCACCGGTGCGGCGGCGGCGCGCAAGCAGCTGCCGACGTTCGGGATGGACGGCGACATCAGGTTCGCCTCGGCGAAGGACCGCGCCGCGTTCGCCGACGAGCTTACCGACGCGGTGACGAAGCTCGTCTCGAAGTACCACGACGAGAAGGCACCCGGCGGCCGCGCGCACCGCATCGTGATCGCCATTCACCCGAAGGTTCAACCAGAGA is part of the Tenggerimyces flavus genome and encodes:
- a CDS encoding nitroreductase/quinone reductase family protein translates to MTTIRTATRSGTRGARITWAHLLVAKLFRKALIRSHRKKGDTFLGQPVLYLTTKGAKSGTVRVTPVGYVLDGPNAWLVVASLGGAARNPAWYYNVVAHPDALSIEVAGKRYDVTAEQLTGDRRAEAWDRITAERPSMAEYQTQTDRILPVLRLTAA
- a CDS encoding MarR family winged helix-turn-helix transcriptional regulator, with product MTKAGTGSETFEAWANLHRVYLEMRRLLDAEMASNASCSLFEHDLLSRLDFAEGHRLKMNELADLMDVTRGGLTRIIDRLVERDWVRRDRPDDNRREVYAVLTDEGERTLAKARVTYVRLLEETLGGQLTGPELSDFVGSTDKLLKALGRPC
- a CDS encoding class I SAM-dependent methyltransferase; this translates as MTRLTSAYDELADVYHHTVDPDGGGLEDPIFDDLVGEVRGQRIAAVACGQGRDARRLADLGASVVGIDASEPLLTHARRLEQDTPRGVEYVHGDAHDLQPLADSTFDGVVCHMALMDIPELNPTVTSIVRVLRPGGWFVASIVHPCYKTPADGEFVDHVDGSVRRTTGRYFAEGPYSSPTRWDILPRTAYHRTLSTYINTFTAADLFVVRMIEPVGDRPVWKEVPGLLYFRCQHIPGHPSP
- a CDS encoding UDP-glucose dehydrogenase family protein, which codes for MTVDKARKKATRARVAVTGESYTRARRRVAGSRGMSSEPRRVAVFGAGYIGLVTGACLAELGHQVVLRDVQPEKIRLLRVGEVPIFEPGLGDLLASNKERLSFTLDAAEAIRDAEVVYVCVDTPPTASGDADLSRVWAVIDTLKTVSSDRLAVLVMKSTVPVGTGDRVRAALDDAGLAHVGYAANPEFTSEGNAVSTFLHPDRVVIGAADDESARLVTALHEGVDGPVAVMDVADAEMVKLASNALLATKITFINEIATVCEATGADVETVARAIGMDPRLGPHFLKAGLGYGGSCFPKDSRALRAMASNTGHPFQLLSTVIEVNELQPRRAIQRLKNELGTLKGRRIALLGMTFKAGTDDMREAPSTIVASRLLAEGAEIRCWDPLARSVEVEPWTSTIRLASPVEAMAEADAAIVVTEWPQLKDLDWAEARKVMRNPLIFDGRNLLDPKRMRNLGFTYMSVGRR
- a CDS encoding ArsR/SmtB family transcription factor — protein: MDEVAVIADPVAAGVSLDPVRARLLAELAEPGSATTLARKIGLPRQKVNYHLRTLEQHGLVELVEERRKGNVNERWLRAVASSYVISPSVLGAITPDPDKSLDKLSAKWLLALATRMVRELGDLVTGAAAARKQLPTFGMDGDIRFASAKDRAAFADELTDAVTKLVSKYHDEKAPGGRAHRIVIAIHPKVQPEKSQPEKEKS